Proteins encoded in a region of the Paenibacillus sp. W2I17 genome:
- the rlmD gene encoding 23S rRNA (uracil(1939)-C(5))-methyltransferase RlmD, with protein sequence MSNTNRSGRGKNRRNSAASQGQGNASASRQPSQSSRPSPRQQGKEVRPQGASLSAVRPKGRARESAPIEGLPVSKNEETVIDIIGMNHDGEGVGRANGYTLFVQGALPGETVRVRVMKTKKQYGYAKLLEIVKASPDRVSAPCPIYDQCGGCQIQHMSYAGQLAWKRQLVVDNLQRIGKLNVMVEDAETLASNVQDDNEGAEQHLQDDVSVGEAKLEERLVQEENEPTQPGQASSKAQMIGSNRIRFRLEGVMNEEDTEQGIRVLPTMGMDEPWRYRNKAQVPIGVTEGGLVGGFYAKGSHRIIDMECCLIQHEHNDEVVAKVKEIGSHFGISAYNEETGRGLMRHVVVKKAFRTGEMMLVLVTNGRDIPYKDEWIGSIREAIPHVASICQNVNKKQTNVIFGDETRVLWGRDVIYDYIGDVQFAISARSFYQVNPVQTEVLYGKTVEYAGLTGKETVIDAYCGIGTISLFLAQHADQVYGVEIVPEAIEDARSNAMLNEMRNVKFEVGASEDVIPRWKEQGIEADVIVVDPPRKGCDPRLLETILEMKPERVVYVSCNPSTLARDLRVLEDGGYRTVEVTPVDMFPHTVHVESVAVLKWAGTSN encoded by the coding sequence TTGTCTAATACGAACCGCAGCGGTCGTGGAAAAAACCGCCGGAATTCGGCTGCCTCTCAGGGGCAAGGGAACGCTTCAGCGTCCCGTCAGCCAAGTCAATCATCTCGTCCATCACCACGTCAGCAAGGAAAAGAGGTGCGGCCACAAGGCGCATCTCTTTCTGCCGTTCGTCCAAAAGGGAGAGCGCGTGAATCTGCACCAATCGAAGGACTGCCCGTTAGCAAAAATGAAGAGACCGTCATCGACATCATTGGTATGAACCATGACGGCGAGGGTGTAGGTCGTGCGAATGGATACACGCTCTTCGTGCAGGGTGCGCTTCCAGGTGAAACCGTGCGTGTGCGCGTGATGAAAACCAAGAAGCAGTATGGTTACGCCAAACTGCTGGAGATCGTGAAGGCAAGTCCGGATCGTGTGTCCGCGCCTTGCCCGATCTACGATCAGTGCGGCGGCTGCCAGATCCAGCATATGAGCTATGCCGGACAGCTTGCGTGGAAACGCCAGTTGGTAGTAGATAATTTGCAGCGGATTGGCAAGTTGAACGTGATGGTGGAGGATGCAGAGACGTTGGCATCCAACGTGCAGGATGATAATGAGGGCGCCGAACAGCACTTGCAAGATGACGTTTCAGTTGGTGAGGCGAAGCTGGAGGAGCGGTTGGTACAGGAAGAGAATGAGCCAACTCAACCTGGACAAGCATCTTCTAAAGCACAAATGATTGGAAGCAATCGTATTCGTTTTCGTCTCGAAGGTGTCATGAACGAAGAAGATACGGAGCAGGGCATTCGTGTACTGCCTACGATGGGAATGGACGAGCCATGGCGCTATCGGAATAAGGCACAGGTGCCGATTGGCGTTACCGAGGGTGGTCTGGTAGGTGGTTTTTACGCTAAAGGAAGCCATCGCATCATCGATATGGAGTGTTGCCTCATTCAGCATGAGCACAATGACGAAGTGGTTGCGAAGGTGAAGGAGATCGGCAGTCATTTTGGAATCAGTGCATATAACGAGGAGACAGGTCGTGGTCTGATGCGCCATGTGGTCGTGAAGAAGGCATTCCGCACGGGCGAGATGATGCTCGTACTGGTCACCAATGGTCGAGACATCCCGTACAAAGACGAATGGATTGGCAGTATCCGTGAAGCGATTCCGCATGTGGCGAGCATCTGCCAGAACGTGAACAAGAAACAAACCAACGTCATCTTTGGCGATGAGACCCGCGTCCTGTGGGGCCGCGATGTAATCTATGATTATATTGGTGATGTGCAGTTTGCGATCTCAGCGCGTTCGTTCTATCAGGTGAATCCGGTGCAGACGGAAGTACTGTATGGGAAGACGGTAGAGTACGCAGGACTGACTGGCAAAGAGACGGTAATTGATGCCTATTGCGGCATCGGAACGATTTCTCTTTTCCTCGCGCAACATGCGGATCAGGTGTACGGGGTAGAGATCGTACCTGAAGCGATCGAGGATGCGCGTAGCAATGCCATGTTGAACGAGATGCGTAACGTGAAGTTCGAAGTGGGTGCATCCGAGGATGTTATTCCACGCTGGAAAGAACAAGGCATCGAGGCCGACGTGATCGTTGTCGATCCGCCACGTAAAGGCTGCGATCCACGTTTGCTGGAAACGATCCTGGAGATGAAGCCGGAGCGAGTGGTGTATGTGAGCTGTAATCCGAGCACATTGGCACGTGACTTGCGTGTGCTGGAGGATGGCGGGTATCGCACGGTTGAGGTAACGCCGGTGGACATGTTCCCACACACGGTGCATGTGGAAAGTGTAGCGGTTCTAAAATGGGCAGGGACTAGCAATTAA
- a CDS encoding diacylglycerol kinase codes for MKKARLIYNPTSGREEMKKRLADILQRLDQGGIEASCHATTGEGDATREAELAIERGYDMIIAAGGDGTLYEVINGMAERENRPPLGVFPLGTTNDFARALGIPRQWEDYVDLVIKQQLRPLDLGKANDKYFINIAGGGSLTELTYEVPSRLKTMIGQLAYYMKGIEKMASLSPQELIIRADGQEEIHDEFMLFLIANTNSVGGFEKLAPGATIDDGLFDVIGVRKCNLADMIRLVTLALRGEHLNDKKVVHFQTSHMEVTSPGYVQLNLDGELGGTLPATFTNLRHHLMLYR; via the coding sequence ATGAAAAAAGCTCGCTTAATATATAATCCGACCTCAGGCCGGGAAGAAATGAAGAAACGTCTGGCTGATATTTTGCAGCGTTTGGATCAAGGTGGTATTGAAGCTTCATGTCACGCAACAACGGGTGAAGGTGACGCAACCCGGGAAGCTGAACTGGCAATTGAACGCGGATATGACATGATTATTGCTGCTGGTGGCGATGGCACGTTGTACGAAGTGATTAACGGTATGGCTGAGCGGGAGAATCGTCCTCCGCTGGGTGTGTTTCCTTTGGGAACGACGAATGATTTTGCACGTGCACTCGGCATTCCGAGACAGTGGGAAGATTACGTGGATCTGGTCATTAAACAGCAACTTCGTCCGCTCGATCTGGGCAAAGCGAATGATAAATATTTTATCAACATCGCCGGTGGCGGCTCATTGACTGAACTGACCTATGAAGTACCGAGTCGTCTGAAAACGATGATTGGGCAACTGGCCTATTATATGAAGGGTATTGAGAAAATGGCGAGCCTGTCTCCTCAGGAGCTGATTATTCGCGCCGACGGTCAGGAAGAAATCCATGATGAATTCATGTTATTCCTCATCGCCAATACCAATTCGGTCGGGGGGTTTGAGAAGCTGGCTCCGGGTGCAACCATTGATGATGGTCTGTTCGATGTGATCGGTGTCCGCAAATGTAATCTGGCCGATATGATCCGCCTCGTAACGCTCGCGCTGCGTGGGGAGCATCTGAACGACAAGAAAGTGGTTCATTTCCAGACGAGTCATATGGAAGTTACGTCGCCGGGTTATGTGCAGCTGAACCTCGATGGAGAGTTGGGCGGCACATTGCCAGCTACGTTTACGAATTTGCGTCATCATCTGATGTTGTATCGTTAA
- a CDS encoding NPP1 family protein produces the protein MKKIVLMLLVFLMACIPWVTVVEAAEINHDQVVGFQEVSPVTVTQQAAKRFQPFLKVYHGCVPFPAVDQQGNTSAGLNTSGSSNGNCSSSTGQIYSRSTWHNGVWAIMYSWYFPKDSPSSGLGHRHDWEGIVVWVDNPAAANSKILSIAYSGHGQFTKVTPSNNNTQGNHPLISYNSTWPLNHELGVTNAVGGTQPLIGWDDLTSAARNALNTTNFGSANVPFNDNNFTNNLNKAWFR, from the coding sequence ATGAAAAAAATCGTGTTAATGCTCCTGGTCTTTCTTATGGCATGTATTCCTTGGGTCACCGTTGTTGAAGCAGCAGAAATTAATCATGATCAGGTTGTCGGATTTCAGGAAGTCTCACCAGTCACCGTGACACAACAAGCGGCCAAGCGTTTTCAGCCGTTTTTGAAGGTCTATCATGGATGCGTGCCTTTCCCCGCAGTGGATCAACAGGGCAATACCAGCGCTGGCCTGAATACGTCCGGGTCATCGAATGGAAACTGTAGCTCAAGTACAGGGCAGATCTACTCCCGCTCCACATGGCACAATGGGGTGTGGGCTATCATGTATTCATGGTATTTCCCCAAAGACTCCCCTTCCTCTGGACTCGGCCATCGTCATGATTGGGAAGGAATCGTCGTGTGGGTCGATAATCCGGCAGCTGCCAATTCCAAAATCCTCTCTATCGCATATTCCGGTCACGGCCAGTTTACCAAAGTTACACCGAGCAATAACAATACACAAGGTAACCATCCGTTGATTTCCTATAATAGTACCTGGCCACTGAACCATGAGCTTGGCGTTACTAATGCTGTGGGTGGAACTCAGCCTTTAATCGGATGGGACGATCTGACTTCTGCCGCACGAAATGCACTCAACACGACAAACTTTGGTAGCGCCAACGTGCCTTTCAACGATAACAATTTTACCAACAATTTAAACAAAGCCTGGTTTAGATAA
- a CDS encoding DUF4395 domain-containing protein has translation MREVPMRYVKANQVGIVLFVLLSFVFNPIVVLGALWSIQVVGLASSGKLNLFVQIGKAVLTGKGTETQAVELQRFNNILAVLFLSLALISFSLGWVAAGYVFSVMLLAAASAALLGYCVGCTVYFWYKQLRAGKKIGF, from the coding sequence ATGCGGGAAGTGCCCATGCGTTATGTGAAAGCAAATCAGGTCGGTATTGTATTGTTTGTTTTACTCTCGTTTGTGTTCAATCCAATTGTAGTTCTGGGAGCGCTGTGGAGCATTCAGGTGGTTGGTCTGGCTTCCAGTGGCAAGCTTAATCTGTTTGTGCAGATTGGGAAAGCTGTGTTGACTGGGAAAGGTACAGAGACGCAGGCGGTGGAGCTACAGCGATTTAACAATATTCTGGCCGTGCTCTTCCTGTCTCTGGCACTCATCTCGTTCTCGCTTGGCTGGGTAGCCGCAGGTTATGTATTCTCCGTCATGCTTCTCGCGGCTGCAAGCGCGGCACTGCTGGGTTATTGTGTAGGCTGTACCGTCTATTTCTGGTATAAACAGTTGCGTGCAGGAAAAAAAATCGGATTTTGA
- a CDS encoding ketopantoate reductase family protein translates to MKILVYGAGVLGSQLAQVLVRGGNDVTILARGKRAEELEKDGIVIRHIFQFKTTVDQVRVARTLEVDDQYDLIFVVMKYNDFPSVLPILAENQSSNIVIVGNNADARSMQNFLEENSRVAKQVAFGFHVSGGKREKDRMLSIGGGSGQMVIGSLDGEIGFKPLLDQAFQHVKYKLNVLSDIDAWLKSHIIPILMLNAVSFNEERELIKLDGNRKQIQHMIGAMDEGFSVLEAMGITIIPEIQAKMVRKHQRMLYLLLKIYSVLPIHKLVAGSFGEIEALNNAFTDWKKTTGIPTPHWDVLKRDFTILK, encoded by the coding sequence ATGAAGATATTAGTGTATGGTGCTGGGGTCTTGGGCAGTCAACTGGCACAGGTTCTGGTGCGCGGCGGCAATGATGTTACTATTCTGGCTAGAGGGAAGCGGGCAGAGGAGCTGGAGAAGGATGGAATCGTCATCCGGCATATTTTTCAATTCAAAACGACAGTTGATCAGGTTCGGGTAGCCAGAACGTTGGAAGTGGATGACCAATATGATCTGATTTTTGTTGTCATGAAATATAACGATTTTCCTTCAGTGTTACCTATTCTGGCAGAGAATCAGAGCAGTAATATTGTGATTGTGGGAAACAACGCAGATGCGCGAAGCATGCAAAACTTTTTGGAGGAAAACAGCAGGGTAGCAAAACAGGTCGCGTTTGGATTCCATGTGAGTGGAGGGAAGCGGGAAAAGGACCGCATGTTATCGATCGGTGGAGGCAGCGGACAGATGGTAATCGGCAGTCTGGACGGAGAGATAGGCTTTAAACCTTTGCTGGATCAAGCTTTTCAACATGTGAAATACAAGTTAAATGTTCTGAGCGATATTGATGCCTGGCTGAAAAGCCATATCATCCCCATTCTGATGCTTAATGCGGTGAGCTTTAATGAGGAGCGTGAGTTGATCAAGTTGGACGGGAACAGAAAGCAAATCCAACATATGATTGGGGCGATGGATGAAGGCTTTAGTGTTCTTGAAGCTATGGGCATAACGATTATACCGGAGATTCAGGCTAAAATGGTTCGCAAGCATCAACGGATGTTGTACCTTCTGTTGAAGATCTATAGTGTGCTACCAATTCATAAGCTAGTCGCAGGTTCTTTTGGAGAGATTGAGGCATTAAATAATGCATTTACCGATTGGAAAAAGACAACAGGCATCCCGACTCCCCATTGGGACGTGCTGAAAAGAGATTTTACTATCCTTAAATGA
- a CDS encoding TetR/AcrR family transcriptional regulator codes for MDRRVLKTRKAIIEAFVGLLEEQDFEQITINDIADRANVNRGTIYLHYADKFDLLDQCIETYLQQLLDACMIESYTTTPVTAKDALLRTFRYLEQHASTYTTLLTKKGIPAFRSKLMTLLVQGVEEQMDACGIQEGMKKEITIQFLASAAVGLLEWWIMNSMPYPAEEIVDQLISLLELHLHLHAPING; via the coding sequence ATGGACAGACGAGTACTCAAGACACGAAAGGCGATAATTGAAGCTTTTGTGGGGTTACTGGAGGAACAGGATTTCGAGCAAATTACGATAAACGATATTGCTGATCGGGCTAATGTAAACCGAGGAACCATCTATTTGCATTACGCTGACAAGTTCGACCTGTTGGATCAATGCATTGAGACCTATTTGCAGCAGTTGTTGGATGCCTGTATGATCGAAAGCTATACTACAACACCCGTTACGGCCAAGGATGCGCTGCTCAGAACTTTCCGTTATCTGGAACAGCATGCCTCTACCTATACCACACTTCTAACCAAAAAGGGTATTCCGGCATTCCGTAGTAAGTTGATGACATTGTTGGTCCAGGGAGTGGAGGAACAAATGGATGCCTGTGGCATCCAGGAAGGTATGAAAAAAGAGATCACCATACAGTTTCTTGCTTCCGCTGCAGTCGGTCTTCTGGAGTGGTGGATTATGAATTCCATGCCTTATCCGGCCGAGGAGATCGTTGACCAATTAATAAGTTTACTAGAGCTACATCTACATTTGCACGCACCCATTAATGGATAA
- a CDS encoding sirohydrochlorin chelatase, whose translation MKKPGVLIISHGSQEQTWVESVDDAISRLNLPVPLPVEAGFLELVEGRLIQDGIDRLEAQGVTDILVVPLFVSSGSTHVDEIEYAIGAKETPDRETDLEPFDVKARVHFGYPVDNDPDIAVMVWDKVRLLSQQPEEETILLVGHGSIHDGFRERWEAGISSLAERVQEVSSVAHTDYALLNPESVYDKVKYWSEERGNRVIVAPLFLSAGYFTRNVIPDRLQELNYVYSGETLLPHPLLGQWLERQIQILLERCNEVKASS comes from the coding sequence ATGAAGAAGCCGGGTGTACTCATCATCAGTCACGGTTCACAGGAGCAGACCTGGGTGGAATCCGTCGATGACGCGATCTCCCGGTTGAATCTGCCTGTTCCATTACCGGTTGAAGCCGGTTTTCTTGAACTTGTGGAAGGACGCCTGATCCAGGACGGTATCGACCGACTGGAAGCACAAGGCGTAACCGATATTCTGGTCGTACCTCTATTTGTTTCGTCCGGGAGTACACATGTGGATGAAATTGAATATGCCATTGGTGCAAAGGAAACACCTGATCGCGAAACGGATCTGGAACCGTTCGATGTGAAGGCTCGGGTTCACTTCGGTTATCCGGTGGATAACGATCCGGATATTGCCGTGATGGTGTGGGACAAAGTCCGATTACTGTCGCAGCAACCGGAGGAAGAAACGATTCTGCTGGTAGGCCATGGGAGTATTCATGATGGTTTTCGCGAGCGTTGGGAAGCCGGAATATCTTCCCTTGCAGAGCGTGTGCAGGAAGTTAGTAGTGTAGCCCATACGGATTATGCATTACTGAATCCAGAGAGTGTGTACGACAAAGTGAAGTACTGGAGCGAAGAGCGGGGGAACCGAGTCATTGTGGCGCCGCTGTTTTTGAGTGCCGGTTATTTCACGAGGAACGTTATTCCGGATCGGCTGCAGGAACTGAACTATGTGTACAGCGGTGAGACACTATTGCCACATCCATTGCTTGGGCAGTGGCTGGAGCGCCAGATCCAGATTTTGCTGGAGAGATGTAATGAGGTTAAAGCTTCTTCTTGA
- a CDS encoding YerC/YecD family TrpR-related protein, which produces MQLKKLNDKSIEQLFEAILTLKDIEECYVFFDDLCTVNEIQSMSQRLEVARMLGKGNTYNQIEAETGASTATISRVKRCLNYGNDGYKMTLERLGR; this is translated from the coding sequence ATGCAGCTGAAAAAGCTAAATGATAAAAGTATTGAACAACTATTTGAGGCTATTTTGACGCTAAAAGATATTGAAGAGTGTTATGTTTTCTTTGATGACCTCTGCACAGTTAACGAGATCCAATCCATGTCCCAGCGGCTGGAAGTGGCTCGTATGTTGGGTAAAGGCAATACGTATAACCAGATTGAAGCAGAGACAGGTGCGAGTACAGCTACAATTTCACGTGTGAAACGCTGCCTGAATTACGGCAATGATGGTTATAAAATGACGCTGGAACGCCTGGGACGCTAA
- a CDS encoding DNA alkylation repair protein, translated as MELIKDKYTPALIDRTGEQLRQFYPKLDTQQFHELVFADGWEKLEFKARIRRITLALTQVLPDNYEEALHIIEQAAPMMRGVEYLFVPDFIEVNGLDPEDYELSMKYLTVFTPYSSSEFAVRPFIEHYPIQTMKHMMTWAESNNEHIRRLASEGSRPRLPWGAKLQNFITDPTPVLPILHALKQDESLYVRKSVANHLNDISKDHPELVMDLATTWYGQHVHTDWIVRHASRSLLKKGHSKALSLFGYNEQDSIHIEQLQLVQDTISIGEDLHFSFDVVNESGESQMLRIEYEMGYMKANGKQAPKRFKCSDKMYPTGRTKVATKQSFKVITTRKYYAGLHTLTILVNGKEATTTSFVLEME; from the coding sequence ATGGAACTTATCAAAGACAAATATACTCCCGCATTAATCGATCGGACCGGCGAACAGTTGCGCCAATTCTACCCTAAGCTGGATACACAGCAATTTCATGAATTGGTTTTCGCTGACGGATGGGAAAAGTTGGAATTCAAAGCACGCATTCGCAGAATCACATTGGCCTTGACCCAGGTACTGCCAGACAATTATGAGGAAGCATTACATATTATCGAACAAGCCGCCCCGATGATGAGAGGCGTTGAATATCTGTTTGTACCGGATTTTATCGAAGTGAACGGACTTGACCCAGAGGATTACGAGTTATCCATGAAGTATCTAACCGTCTTCACACCTTATTCCAGCTCGGAGTTCGCGGTACGCCCGTTTATTGAACATTATCCAATCCAAACAATGAAACATATGATGACCTGGGCAGAGAGCAACAACGAGCACATCCGCAGACTTGCCAGTGAGGGCAGCCGGCCACGTTTGCCATGGGGTGCGAAACTCCAGAACTTTATCACTGATCCAACGCCTGTACTTCCGATTCTGCATGCATTAAAACAGGACGAGTCCCTCTATGTTCGCAAAAGTGTCGCCAACCATCTGAATGACATCTCCAAGGACCACCCTGAACTGGTTATGGATCTGGCCACGACCTGGTACGGACAACATGTACACACAGACTGGATTGTCCGGCATGCAAGCAGGTCATTACTGAAGAAAGGACATAGCAAAGCACTAAGTCTTTTTGGTTATAACGAGCAGGATTCGATTCACATTGAACAGCTTCAGCTTGTCCAGGATACGATTAGCATTGGCGAAGATCTTCATTTTTCGTTTGATGTCGTTAATGAGAGCGGCGAGTCACAGATGCTGCGAATTGAATATGAGATGGGTTATATGAAGGCAAACGGCAAACAGGCCCCCAAACGGTTCAAATGCTCCGATAAAATGTACCCGACAGGCAGAACCAAGGTAGCCACTAAACAATCTTTCAAAGTTATCACAACGAGAAAATATTATGCCGGTCTGCATACGCTTACCATTCTTGTGAATGGCAAAGAAGCAACTACAACTTCTTTTGTTCTTGAAATGGAGTAA
- the corA gene encoding magnesium/cobalt transporter CorA: MIRTLAITREHQVSVNVPLTQLDLNDYAWVWADFNQPTEEESRLLDTYFHFHPLAIEDCLHVLQRPKLDYYDNLQFLVLHALNPSTLEAEEVDLFLGSNFLVSFHHGVLEEVDEAWERLLHHAHERTIWARGPVAAAYTVMDKLVDHYFPSLFAIEDELAELENRGGQESVEDLMNQVFDLRTRLLKLRRTVVPMRDLLYRVVNSQHVQRTGEHTAYFTDIYDHLLKLTDMIEADREMTADLRDSYISLNSNRMNQIMKTLTVITTVFMPLTLIAGIYGMNFAYMPELQWKFGYGAVLLLMFVLGGSMVAWFVKRGWFK; the protein is encoded by the coding sequence ATGATTCGTACACTCGCCATTACACGAGAACATCAAGTCTCCGTTAACGTACCACTTACACAGCTGGATCTGAACGATTACGCCTGGGTATGGGCCGATTTTAACCAGCCAACGGAAGAGGAAAGCCGTTTGCTGGATACATATTTTCATTTTCATCCATTAGCCATAGAGGACTGTCTGCATGTATTGCAGCGGCCTAAGCTCGATTATTATGATAATCTGCAGTTTCTTGTACTGCATGCACTGAACCCGTCCACACTGGAAGCCGAGGAGGTTGACTTGTTTCTCGGATCAAACTTCCTAGTGTCTTTTCATCATGGCGTTTTGGAGGAAGTGGATGAAGCGTGGGAACGCTTGTTGCACCATGCACATGAACGAACCATCTGGGCGCGAGGTCCGGTGGCAGCAGCCTATACGGTGATGGACAAGCTGGTCGATCATTATTTTCCATCTCTATTTGCGATTGAGGATGAACTGGCTGAACTGGAGAACCGGGGTGGACAAGAATCGGTGGAAGACTTGATGAACCAGGTGTTTGATCTGCGGACTCGATTGCTGAAGCTTAGAAGAACCGTAGTACCGATGCGGGATCTGCTCTATCGGGTGGTGAACTCGCAGCATGTGCAGCGAACAGGTGAACATACGGCTTATTTTACCGATATCTATGACCATTTATTGAAACTGACGGACATGATTGAAGCCGATCGGGAGATGACCGCTGACCTGCGCGATAGTTATATTTCCCTGAACTCCAACCGGATGAATCAGATCATGAAGACACTTACGGTGATTACGACCGTATTTATGCCACTCACACTGATCGCGGGTATTTATGGCATGAACTTTGCATATATGCCTGAGCTTCAATGGAAATTTGGGTATGGTGCGGTGCTGCTGTTAATGTTTGTGCTTGGCGGGAGTATGGTGGCTTGGTTTGTGAAGCGGGGATGGTTTAAGTAG
- a CDS encoding inorganic phosphate transporter — METTIWVLGIVVFLALAFDFINGFHDTANAIATSVSTRALTPRRAILLAAVMNFVGAMMFTGVAKTIGGSVTDPTTLDNGIEVVIVTLIAAIIWNLVTWWFGIPSSSSHALIGALAGAVLVGAGAEKVKWSGFIDIVGGLLLSPLIAFAIGYAVMTILKYIFAKRSPHNVNKGFRTVQIFTAALQAFTHGTNDAQKAMGIITFALVAAGVQDHLEVPLWVKISAATAMALGTSIGGWKIIKTMGTKIFKIEPINGFAADLSAASVIFTATLLHLPVSTTHAITSAILGVGSAKRFSAVKWGLAGRIIITWFITIPITAGLAGLLYWIIF, encoded by the coding sequence ATGGAAACAACGATTTGGGTATTAGGTATAGTCGTCTTCCTTGCACTGGCGTTTGACTTCATCAACGGTTTTCACGACACGGCGAATGCCATTGCCACTTCGGTATCAACACGGGCACTAACGCCACGTCGCGCGATCCTTTTGGCAGCGGTGATGAACTTTGTCGGTGCGATGATGTTTACAGGCGTTGCGAAGACGATTGGGGGGAGTGTGACCGACCCCACCACGCTGGATAACGGGATCGAGGTCGTCATAGTCACCTTGATCGCAGCGATTATCTGGAACCTGGTTACATGGTGGTTTGGTATTCCGTCTTCCTCATCACATGCACTTATTGGAGCCCTTGCAGGTGCCGTACTCGTTGGCGCAGGAGCTGAAAAAGTGAAGTGGAGCGGATTCATTGATATCGTTGGAGGTTTGCTATTATCACCTCTGATTGCATTTGCCATCGGTTATGCGGTCATGACGATTCTCAAATACATTTTTGCCAAACGCAGTCCGCATAACGTGAATAAAGGTTTCCGTACGGTACAGATTTTCACGGCTGCACTGCAAGCATTCACACATGGTACGAATGATGCACAGAAAGCGATGGGTATTATTACGTTTGCTTTGGTTGCAGCAGGTGTACAAGATCATCTGGAAGTGCCGCTGTGGGTTAAAATCTCAGCAGCAACTGCGATGGCTCTGGGTACATCCATTGGTGGTTGGAAAATCATCAAAACGATGGGTACCAAAATCTTTAAAATTGAACCGATTAACGGTTTTGCCGCGGATCTGTCAGCTGCTTCCGTTATTTTCACGGCAACGTTGCTTCACCTTCCAGTTAGTACAACGCACGCGATCACATCAGCTATTCTGGGTGTGGGTTCCGCGAAACGTTTCTCTGCTGTGAAATGGGGACTTGCTGGACGTATCATTATTACGTGGTTTATTACGATTCCAATTACTGCGGGACTGGCAGGATTGCTGTACTGGATTATTTTCTAA
- a CDS encoding DUF47 domain-containing protein, with product MKLKKKKDIFFETLENMADTVVQAADYFSQHVSNLQDVTLFANEMKKYESKCDDYVHTIITELNKTFITPIERDDIMELTTTLDDVLDGLEATASRFYMYQLTDPDEFIVQFSEILRQSAYEIQKAIHLLSQKKLLAIREYTIRLNDLENQGDEVLRMCIKHLFATVSDPIELIKRKEIYERLETTTDACEDVANVLESIIMRNS from the coding sequence ATGAAGCTTAAGAAGAAGAAGGATATATTTTTTGAGACACTGGAGAACATGGCAGATACGGTTGTTCAAGCGGCAGATTATTTCTCCCAGCATGTTTCCAACCTTCAGGATGTGACTCTTTTCGCCAATGAAATGAAGAAGTACGAGTCGAAATGTGATGATTACGTGCATACGATCATTACAGAACTCAACAAAACATTTATCACGCCGATCGAACGCGATGATATCATGGAGCTGACAACAACACTTGATGACGTATTGGACGGACTCGAAGCAACGGCTTCCCGTTTCTATATGTACCAACTGACGGATCCGGACGAATTTATCGTTCAGTTCTCTGAAATTTTGCGCCAATCGGCTTACGAAATTCAGAAGGCGATCCATCTGCTGTCACAGAAAAAATTGCTGGCCATCCGTGAATACACCATTCGTTTGAATGATCTGGAAAACCAGGGCGACGAAGTGCTGCGCATGTGTATCAAACATCTCTTCGCTACCGTGTCTGATCCGATTGAACTGATCAAGCGTAAGGAAATTTACGAGCGTCTTGAGACAACAACGGATGCTTGTGAAGACGTGGCGAACGTGCTCGAATCCATCATTATGCGTAATTCTTAA